A region of the Anaerolineae bacterium genome:
ATGATGACGGCATGCAGGTGGATAAGCTGGAAGAGATACTGAAGCGGGAGAAGGTCAAGTTCATCTACGTACTGCCGAATTTCCACAACCCCGCCGGCGTCACCCTTGCGGAAGAACGGCGTTACCGGTTGGTGGAGATTGCCGGCAAGTACGGTGTCCCCATCATCGAGGACGACCCATACGGCGAACTGCGCTTCGAGGGTAAGGACCTGGTGCCCATCATCGTGCTCCACAAGGAGAACGTCATCTACCTGAGCACCTTCTCCAAAACCCTGGCGCCTGGCATTCGCCTGGGATGGGTCACCGCGCCCGGCCGCGTCATTGACCGCTTGATCATGGCCAAACAGGCGGCGGACTTGCACACCAGCACCTTTGTGCAGATGGTGGCCAACGATATCTGCCAGCGCGGCATCCTGAAGCGGCACGTGCA
Encoded here:
- a CDS encoding PLP-dependent aminotransferase family protein, giving the protein DDGMQVDKLEEILKREKVKFIYVLPNFHNPAGVTLAEERRYRLVEIAGKYGVPIIEDDPYGELRFEGKDLVPIIVLHKENVIYLSTFSKTLAPGIRLGWVTAPGRVIDRLIMAKQAADLHTSTFVQMVANDICQRGILKRHVQIIRKVYKERRDVMLAAMEEFFPEGVTWTRPQGGMFLWVRLPEKVDAAKLLRVALEEKVAFVPGAAFFPNGGGHNTMRLNYSNASPEMIREGIRRLGRAIAREIDG